The Pseudomonas sp. TH06 genome has a window encoding:
- a CDS encoding DMT family transporter: MMNLIILLAVVVAAGAVLSVQAAINGRLGESVGVLRSSLLTFAVGALVTGLLILFFEPAHAVSLLDVPKWQLSGALFGVVYMIVMVGAVPRVGTAVATVAVIVGQLGMGMLIDNFGWLGNPAIDLSGSRILAMVCLALALVFMYRSSVRQDV, encoded by the coding sequence ATGATGAATCTGATTATTTTGTTGGCCGTGGTGGTCGCGGCAGGCGCGGTGTTGAGTGTTCAGGCCGCGATCAATGGCCGTCTGGGTGAAAGCGTTGGGGTGTTGCGCAGCAGTTTGCTGACGTTTGCCGTGGGTGCGCTGGTCACCGGATTGCTGATCCTGTTCTTCGAACCGGCCCACGCGGTGAGTTTGCTAGACGTGCCTAAATGGCAACTCAGTGGTGCGCTGTTCGGCGTGGTGTACATGATCGTCATGGTCGGCGCAGTGCCGCGGGTCGGCACGGCTGTGGCGACGGTGGCGGTGATTGTCGGGCAGTTGGGCATGGGTATGTTGATCGATAATTTTGGCTGGCTCGGCAACCCGGCCATCGATTTGTCCGGCAGCCGGATCCTGGCGATGGTCTGCCTGGCGCTGGCGTTGGTATTTATGTATCGCAGCAGTGTGCGGCAGGACGTTTGA